The Hypanus sabinus isolate sHypSab1 chromosome 2, sHypSab1.hap1, whole genome shotgun sequence DNA segment CCCAATTACAGCAAGAATGTGGAGGCTTCGGAATGAGTGTGGAGGCAGTTCAGCAGGATGGTGCCAGGATTAGAGTACAGGGACTGTAAAAGGGGGTTGAACAAACTGATGTTATTATACCTGGAGCATCGCAGACGCAGGGGAGACCTGATGAAAGTGTACAAGTTATGGGAGGCACAGAttgggtagacagtcagaatcctcCCCAGGATAACCTCCGGACGACAAGCATTTAAGGTGAcagagggaaagtttaaaggagatgtgcaggctAAGTGCTTTTTTAAATGGGCTGCCAAGGGTAACAGTGAGAGCTGATGTGAATGAGCCTGTTGGATATgcacatgaatatgaagggaatgaaTGGATTGGGATTGCATTCAGGTagaagaccatgagaccataagatttaggagcacacaattaggccatttggcctatcgaatctgctctgccattccatcatgcttgATCTAAGTTTCCTctcggcctcagtctcctgccttctccctgtatcccttcatgccctgaacaatcaagaatataccaacctctgccttaactacacATAAAGACagcctgcacagctgcctgtggcaaagaattccacagattcaccactctctagctaaagaaatttctccttatctccgttctaaaaggacacctctctattctgaggctatgccctctagtccgAGGCTTCccgaccacaggaaacatcctctccacattcaatctatcaaggcctttcaccattcaattggcttcaatgaggtcaccccctcattcttctgaattctagtgaagtGCTCTTCATATGGTACACCatcaatccaggaatcatttttgtgaacctcctctgaacctctgCCAGTTTCAGTGCATTGTTTCGAAGATAAggcgcccaaaactgctcacaatactccaagtgatgcctcgccagtgctttataaagttacatccttgctttcatattctagtcctcttcaaatgaatgctaacatcacactcGCCTTGTTCAgtgcagactcaacctgtaaattaacttttagggaatcctgcataggaactcccaagtcacttggcaactcagtttttttttctgtattttctctccattagtcaaccctttcattttttccttcatagcgcatgaccatacacttcctgagcACTGCAAGCCAACTCCCATTTCTTAGCCCATTCTCTTCaactgcagcctctctacttcctcaaaactacctgcccctccacctatcttcatgtcgtctgcaaactttgcaacaaagccatcaaatctgtcatgcaaatcattgacatataacgtaaaaagaattggtcccaaggcatttagtttaatttgacacTGCATTTGCCACTGACCTTGCAGGCCAACAGCCTAAGCTCTTTTTCAGTTATAACCACTACTGCACCCCAAGGCAAGGGTTGCAACTCCAAACCAGCAAGGGGCTGCCCCATCCAGGTAATAGCTTAGAAACTGGTTTAGAAACGTctatatttttttctttacaaGTTCCCAAATTAAATCAAAAATGTAATAGTTGCCCTTAATGCTTCTTCAGAATCATTCACATCATAATTCTCAAGGTTCACTCCCACCTTTGGGTTTTGGACCTCATGAGATCTCTCCTGCACAGATCTCCTGATCAGATGCCAACATCTTTGACTTGAATAAAGGAATACAAGAAAATAATTTCCGGTGTTTCTTTTCTTGTTTCAGATCTAAAGCTGGGCTTCACTTTTCTGTTTGAAAAGTATACAATGAGTACTAAATCATCGAATGCCTCTGCTACCCAATGCACAGTGAACCACAACATGGAACCGTTCACTTATTTCTATTACTTAATTTTCCTGATTGGCATTATTGGGAGTTGCATAGCACTTTGGGCTTTTATCAAACAGAGGCAATCCAAAAAAACCCTTAATATCTACCTCATTAACCTTCTGACTGCCGATTTTCTGTTAAGTTTGGCTCTCCCTTTCAAAATAGCTGTCGACTTAGGCATTGCTCCATGGGGTATGAAGATCTTCCACTGCCAGGTAACGGCATGTCTCATGTACATTAATATGTACGCATCAATTATATTTCTTGGTTTTGTGAGCATAGATCGGTATGTTCATCTCTCCGGTAGCATAAGATTCCAGCAGATACAGAAACCAGGTTTTGCAAAAATGATATCTGTAGTTATATGGACAATGGTGTTGTTATTGATGATACCAAACATGGCAATCCCTATCAAACGCATACCTCCGAAGCCTAGACTGAAGTGCGCGGAGATCAAACAGATAATGGGACTAAACTGGCACGTCTTCACCAACTTTATCTGCATTGCCATATTCATGAATGTTTCTGCTGTGCTCTTGACCTCAAACTTTCTCCTGGTGAAAAAGCTCCACCGGATCAAGGACAAAGAAGCACAGAATGACGTGAAGCAAACACTGAGGCACATTTTGATACTGACTGGCATCTACATCATTTGTTTCGTGCCGTATCACATTATTCGGACTCCGTACACTCTCAGTCAGTACAAGCCAAAAGAAGACTGCAGTCTACAAAGATCACTGTTCCTGGCCAAGGAAGCAACCTTTCTTTTGGCAGTTCTCAACCTTTGCTTTGATCCCATTTTGTACTTCTGCCTCTGTAAATCATTCCGATTAAAAATCACAGAAACTTTTGGAAGAGAAGAGACGAGGTGCAAGGCAAAACGTGAGGCTGAAGGGAGGACTGCGGAGAACTCAGTTTAGCTAAACCAGATGTTACCAGCTATATATCTGACTATTTTGATTTGAATGCTTCAAAGTGCGTAAATACATTGGATCTATGAGGGAATTGTAAACTGTGATAAGAGATAAAAAAATTTCGTCATTAAGGAAGTCTAGTTCATgcacatacactcagaggccactttatttttaggtacacctgctcattagtgtaaatacctaatcagccaatcactggcagcaactcaatgcataaaagcatgcagccatggtcaaggggttcagttgttgttcagaccaaacatcggaatggggaagaaatgtgagctaagggactgactgtgaaatgattgctcatgccagatggggtggtttgagtatctcacaaactgctgatctcctgggattctcatccacaacagagtttacagagaatggtgcaaaaaaacacaacaaatcaGGGGGAAAATACCCCATGAACCATGGCTCTGTAGGTGAAAATACATGGTTAATGAGAGAAATCAgacgagaatggccagactggttcaagttgacagaaaggcgacagtaactcaaataacttcaCGAAACAACAGTgatgttcagaagagcatctctgaacacacactttTCAAATcttgaactggatgggctacagcaggagaCGAGCACAATCATACCTTCTATCAAGTACAGTAGGGACCTTGTGTAATAATGTGGCCACAGGGTATATGTAGCAAAGTGTTTTTGCATTTATGTGTATATAGTGCTGAAATTATATTGCatattttatattatttaatTAAACTAGCATTTTATCTCAATTAGAAAAATGATTATAAACAAAGCCTTGTTTTATTTTCTACATAAATTGATATTCTCCCCTTTGATATTATCTAAAGAGCATCTGTCATACTTTACTGCAGTATCTCACATACTCCTAATGtcctaggccattcagcccattaaaccTATGCTGGCTAGAAGCAAAGCAAGTTAACTAGTCAAATTGCCCCTTGTACTTTTCCCCTGTTGGTCTGCAATATGCTCCCTCACACACAACCATTAACTTCAAAGGGCAAATGCACATTAGTCAGTTAAACTGAAAGTGCTTCTTGAGAAGTGGGAGGCAATCCGCAGAGAAAACTTCCAAACTTCACagagacagcacccaaggtcagaaaCGAACCCAGTTCCATGGAcctgtgaggcagcagcacttGCTGCTTTATCATTCTGTTCTTCAATATGCAGGTTATTAGCATATCATGAATGCTTTAGCAAGACTCTTGACCTTCAACTTCCTTGTACAGAGACACGAATGGGTAGATGGCACTAGTGATTGGAAATAAGTGGTCAAAGTACAAAATACCTCAGTCAAAAGACTCTCCTTGAGAGAGTAAAAAAATTGTCACTGAACCATTGCCTCTGGGGCACATATCTAAAGGAATCAATGGGCACTTTACTTGAAGTGACACATTAGGGAGTTTTCCATGGTCTGGTCTCACGATCGACACCCCAAAGATACTGAGGCCTTGGTTCTACTGATAATCTCACAAGTGTAGCAGCCTGATCTCAAGTGCAAACAGATGTCCACACAGCCTGTCCTGacctcatgcacacacacagtcacagccTGTTTCACTCTCCTTAGCAACGTCTGATTAACAAGCTGCTAAGAGCAAGATTCAAGGTTGCTTAACATCATTTCCATTACTCAAGTGTTAAGGAAGAATGAAGAAATTGCTACTCTAGATCCAATGCAGCAGAAAaatacacaataagataaagaacacaataatgacGGAAACACAAAAAAATACAAATGCATATCCGTAGAGTGACGCAAGGcacaggagtctctgtacataaggtgactgaggcaggagctgataaagtagtggtgggtggGGGTATGGTGGGATGAGCTAATGAATGGCGATGCTGGTCAGCCTTACGGCTTGGGGTAAGCAACTGTCTGTGACTCTGCGATCTTGACACGGATGCTACGTCCCTAACAGTCCATGGGCAGGGTggttgggatccttcatgatgtttctgGCCCTTTGCCGACACCTTTCTATATGTATGTCCATGATGACGGGGAGGCTGGTGCCACTGACGTGTTGGACAATTTTGACTACCTGTTACAGAGCCTTCCTGCCTGCCGCAGTCCAGTTTCTGTGATGCagtatgttaggatgctctctactgcacatctactGCACATTTACACCAGGAAGTAGAAATTTATCTTCCAAGCTCTGGAGGACAAtcgaattaggtcattcagcccattgactcaGCCCTGCCATCTAATCATGGTTTATTTATTGTCCTTCTCAACCCtgttcccttgccttctccccgtaacctttgatacccctacttaatcaagaccctatcaatctctgctttaaatatagccaatgaattgGCCCCGGCAGCATCTGTATccccctcaactctgttctaaaggaacgcccttctattctgaggctatgtcctctggtcctagacgctcacactattggaaatatcctccccacatcctcTCTATGTAGGTCTTTCAAAATCAGTGAGATTATTAATTGTTAAATTACGGTAATCCATCTATGTAAAAGCACTTGCTTCAAGAAAACACGCTGGTGAAATTAACTAAAAtgcctggataaagaaattcagtTGCAAAAAAGGTCAAATGAGAGGGGTTGTGCTCCAGGTAATAGCTATAATCGGTACATTGTGACCCCTGGTTATGAACATGCCTGTGTGAATGTTCTTCAGGAGTGTTCTCTGTATACGGAATGTGCAGGAGAAAATATACTTCGCTGCATATTTATCACTGCCCACAGTGAATCACTAGgaataaagaacacaatttaaAAAGTATAACTAAACACAAAAATGAAAAGGTGGTAATCTTTGAAGTAGAAATTAGATACTTAATTTTGGGCCTGCAGCTTTTAAGCTTCACAATCCCTTGTGCTTTGGGTTCCGACAAGTGATCACTTATATTGGCCTTTACAAACAATCTTTGATATTGCCAATTACTTCTCCTCTCCTCTCATGCCCAGTAATCGTTAGTTCCAGCTATACAGGATGTTCCCAGATAAAGAAATGGTCAAAGAGTTACAGAGGCCCATCAGTCATTATTGTCCCTAGGTCAATAATCACACAACCTAGTTCCTCGCCTCCGCATTATTGCAGTGCATCTTGCACGTTGTTGCTTGTGAGTCTTTATGAGCAGATTTTTAGTCACTGTattgtgttgctttgtatttacTATCaactgccacaagaaaatgaatctgagtgaCACATATGCACTTTTAACTTTAAGCTTTTTTAATGATCATCATCAAAAACAAGTaagaatgacaagaaaaaataactACAGAAAGTGGAGAGGAAAAGAGGAAACTAACACTGTCGTTTTTAGAAATGTGCGTATGTAGACTTGTAATATTATGGGAGTTCACTTTTATGTAATAAATGGAGGAGGTCTttctggagtgagtgagtgagtgagtgagtgagtgtgtgtgtgtgtgtgtgtgagagagagagagggggggcagtgtgtgtgagagagagagtgtgatgcaccatcaataactcactctgagacgtaaaggcgagatatcggcttttattgactagaagaaggaacaagcagtgagtgaccaccacactacatcctggagacggtgaggccgggctcaggccttgatcgcctttatacaggggtctgtgggaggagccacaggagcagtcagcagggggcttgtccagacaggtatatgtagttcaccacagagtgggagcatgtgtgtgtttgagagagagtgggattgtgtgtgtgtgtgtgtgtgtgtgtgtgtgtgtgtgtgtgtgtgtgtgtgtgtgtgtgtgtgtgtgtgtgtgtgtgtgggtgtgagagagtgggagtgtgtgtatgtcAGAGAGttggagtgtgtgcgtgtgtgtgagagagagtgagagtgtgtgtgtgtgtgtgtgtgtgtgtgagagagagagagtgggagtgtgtgtgtgtgtcagagagtgggagtgtgtgtgtgtcagagagagtgggagcatgtgtatgagagagagagtatatgtgtgagagagagagagagtatatgtgtgagagagagagagagagagtatatgtgagagagagagagagagagtgtgtgtgtcagagagagtgggagcatgtgtgtgtgtgagagagagtgggcgtgtgtatgagagagagagtatatgtgtgagagagagagagagtatatgtgtgagagagagagagagagagacagagagagagagagagagagagagtatgtatGAGAGagtgaatatgtgtgtgtgtgagagagagtgtgagtgtgtgtgtgagagagtgcgggagtgtgtgtgagtgtgagagagagagagactgtgtttgtgtgtgagtgtgagagagagagagactgtgtttgtgtgtgtgtgtgtgagagagagagatagagtgggtgcattgagaaggtgagggagagggatttgtTTTTCTGTTGTTTGGATTTATTGTTGAGTTGATCACAATGCTCAGCTCCCCCAGTTTCTGGATGACATTGGCCAGAGGTGGAACGCACACAGCTACCAGGATAAAGGCAGAGATCTCCCTCAGCAGGTAAGACTGATGACGCTTGGCTGCTGGATGTTGCAGGTCAGGTGAACAACACTGAGTCACACTGCCAAGTCTGGGCAGCATTATGAGTTTATCATtaagcatactccacctcctctaccTTCAGATGTCTTGTCTTTGCAGTGAATTTTGAAACCCTCAGTCTGTGGCTCTGCGCGTGAAGTAGAGCATGTTTCCGTAAAGCAGAGTAGACAGCAGTCCCTTATGTCCCTCTGGTACAGTGATCTCACTCTGTCTTCAATGTTATTTTCCAAGATCTGTATATTCAGCAGCAGGATAGTCGGGGTGGAGGTGTAAGGCCTCTGAGTTTCAGTTGTACTGTGCACTGCTGCATTCTCTCTGGAGTGAATTGACGACGGTGATgaaaaggcatacaggagtgagatgtcgGCCCACTGAGTTGAATTACAACAGCAAGcttgcattcaatgtcaataATATCAAGGAACTcagtgtggacttcagaaaggggaagtagaGGTAGCACATAGCAGTCCTCGAGGGATCAGAAGGGGAAATGATGAGCAGTTTCAGGCTCCTGACTGTCAACAGCTCTGAAAATCTATCCTCGCCCCCAACATACTAATGCAATTACAACGAAAAcactggctatatttcattatgaaCGTTAGtaaacttggtatgtcaccaaatgctCCCACAAATTTCTACCAATGCACCGTGGAGAGCTTTCTAGCTAGTTCCTTCACCATCTAATATGGAGGGGgtgactgcacaggatcgaaacaaGCTGCAGGAAGTCACAAACTtcgccagctccatcatgggcaccagcctccccagcactgaggacatcctcaaaaggtgatgcctcaaaaaggtggcatccgccATTAAGGACGCCCATCACCCACGACATATCCTATTTTtattgccaccatcaaggaggtggcacaggagcctgaagacacacactcattctgaagtttttgttgcgtgtgtgtgtttggggcGGGGGGGGAGTGGAATAGCACGTTCCAGGGGATACAAAGGCCGTCACaagtgttcagttctggtaacctcattattagaaagatgtgaaaacttcagagaggatggagaggagatttacgaagatgctgactggattagagagcaggtcCTCTGAGGGTTAAGATAGATTAAGTAAActatggcttttctctttaggctagagcgaagaaggatgagaggagacttgatagaggtgtacaagagcatagattgaatggacagcagagacttttttcccagggcagaaaaagCAGAAACAGgggtgcataattttaaggtgattggaggaaagaattGGAGGTATCAGAGATAGATTTTGCTTTACACACAGCACAGTGAGTGCACAGAACGCCatgccagggctggtggtagagacCACTACgttaagggcatttaagaaactcttagataggcaaatggttcaagctgacagggaggcaaccccaactcaagtaaccacagcTCACAACATTAGTGTGCAGAAAAATATCTGTAAGCCTAACATGCCAAacattgaagtggacgggctacagcagcaaatgAATATACAGAAATATGTTTGGTGGACACTTTAATAGGAacctcctgtacataataaagtggccattgagggtatatttcttattgtaatgtatagtatttctatatattgcactgtactgctgccacaaaacagttttcatgacatactgtatgctagcggtaataagcctgattctgaaaaaATACAAAGTTTGCAAATTAGTGTGTAATCTGCACAAACCTTTAGATCTCTTAATACCTCAGCTAATTCAACAAATCACTGTATTTTCTAAAAGTGTGGATATTAACATAATTCTCTGCAATTGTTTTCTTCAACCCAAATAAGCAATCACCTTCTTGCACTTAATAAACATTTCGGAACGCAAAAATGGCACGAACTTAATCAACACATCTTCAATGGGCAGTTACTGGATTTGATATGTTTCAGTTACAAATGACCACAAAGAACATGGGGCAGGATGTGGATTCAAGCATTTGATGCACTGATATGACAGACTAAGATCTCAATACGCACATAAGATTGAGATGGCTATGGTGTTAGATCAGCTCTTCCCTTCTTTGGTAATACTCAAACCAACAATACAACTTGCTATTTGGAAATGTGAGGGTGCATCCTCAGAAGAAATACCCACGAAATGTGACCTTCATAAAATAAGTCGTGTGATATTATTGCAAATTGTGCAGTTACACAATGCAACAAGGACATCTGCCCCCAGATCACCCCGTCCCTCGCACACAATGCAACAAGGACATTGGCCCCCAGATCACCCCGCCCTGCACACAATGCAACAAGGACATCTGCCCCCAGATCACCCCGCCCTGCACACAATGCAACAAGGACATCTGCCCCCAGATCACCCCGCCCCTCGCACACAATGCAACAAGGGCATCTGTCCCCAGATCCTCCCTCCCTCAAGAAATGAAACAAGAATATCAGCCCCcaaattcccctctccctgcacaaaaaaatgagaaagaagaggcaaaaaaatataaaaactatATGACTTAAAAGAGTCCATAATCCATAGTCCAAATCCGCAAACACAGaaaacctcagtaacatcctccaacgTCATTGAAAGAGAGAGACCCAGAGGCATACCCTCCGGTCCACTGTCCATCTCCAAGTGATATTCTGACTTGGTTAGCGTTGTTCGATAATTGCTCATGAACTTACTGTGCAAGAACTCAACAACATGCAGACCACATAAACCAATCCCAAAAACTC contains these protein-coding regions:
- the gpr171 gene encoding G-protein coupled receptor 171 is translated as MSTKSSNASATQCTVNHNMEPFTYFYYLIFLIGIIGSCIALWAFIKQRQSKKTLNIYLINLLTADFLLSLALPFKIAVDLGIAPWGMKIFHCQVTACLMYINMYASIIFLGFVSIDRYVHLSGSIRFQQIQKPGFAKMISVVIWTMVLLLMIPNMAIPIKRIPPKPRLKCAEIKQIMGLNWHVFTNFICIAIFMNVSAVLLTSNFLLVKKLHRIKDKEAQNDVKQTLRHILILTGIYIICFVPYHIIRTPYTLSQYKPKEDCSLQRSLFLAKEATFLLAVLNLCFDPILYFCLCKSFRLKITETFGREETRCKAKREAEGRTAENSV